A segment of the Pseudanabaena sp. BC1403 genome:
CGATGCTTCGTCCTGCTTTCAAACATCACAATGTAGATGTGGGAAAATTTGTATTGTCAATGCACGGAAATATATCTACATCAATTCGACTGGATTGGTTTAATGCAGGAAAAGTAGATCAGCCTCTGATTTTACAAGAAAAGATGCAATATAGTGTAGCTGATATCCGATATGGCATCAGTAAGACTTATTTAGAAGAATGGAGGAAGGGGTGTAGTTTACCTTCGTTGTATTTAAATCCTTTATCTGTTATCTCCTTACCTACACCTCACCTAGCTAAACCCTCTGATAGTAAGCCTAATATCAACTTTGTTGGACGCACAGAAAAGCGTAAAGGACCAGACATTTTTGTGGAGATTGCTTGGTGGCTTCCTCGATCTATGTATGGAAAAGCTAACATCATTGGTTCTGATAGTTTTGATGCTCTCAGTGAGGTTGGCTCTGGACTTTTTCTCTATAAGATGATTAACAACAGAATGAAGGGCGCAATATCATTATTGCCAGCAATGAGTCATGATGAACTTAACCAAAAGGTATTCTCTATTAAATCAGTTGTTATTTTGCCATCAAAATATGACACTCTAAATTTAACAGCGATCGAGTCTTTGTTTTCTGGTTGCCCAACAGTTATTGGTGATGGTGCTGGGGTTGTTACATTTTTAAGAGAGACTTTTCCAAATATTCCTTTTATAACAATTGATACTAATAATATCTATTCTTGTATTTCAAGTATTTGTGATATTTTAAACAATTATGATGACTACCGTTATCAGCTTGTGGAATTCTTATCTAAGATTTCTTTAGAACCTTTTGCATCAGAAATAGTAGGAATATATTCAAATAAATCAGTCTTTGACAGTTCAATATCTGCAACTATGGATTCTTGGTATTCTCTATTAATCAAAGAGAGGAATACTCCTAGTTTAAAGTCAACTATAATTGAGGTAATCGCTAACACAAAAATTAAACAATATCTAAAGAGAATAAAACCATTAATCAGGGATCCTAAAAAATTTGCAAAAAGTAGAATCCTATCTTATTTAAGTAAGAATAGTTATGAATATCTAAGAATTATTGACCAAGGCTTAAGATCTTTATCATTACCAAATAAATATAGAAATATATTCTTTTTAAGTGAAGGTAGTAGGGATAAGTTAACAATAAAATTAAAGTCTTGTTGGGAAATTGCTAATGAATATAGCGTTGATCGGGTACGGATCTGGAGGGAAATTGCCAGATTAGAGAAAGCACGAGGTAATGATATTGTTGCTGCTACTTACTACATAAGGGCTATGCGATCGCTAGGAAGCGATCGATTTGGAGATTTAGCAACAGTTGTACCTATATTAAATTCTGGTGGATTTAGCCGTGAAGCACTTGCCGCCGAAGCTATGTACGGTGATGATGCATTAGGTAATGAGAAGTCCAAAACCTTTTTAAAAGAAGCATTAGCAAACAACAAAATTAATGCAAATTGGGAATATGAATTTATCAGCGATCGCCGACAAGAATCGACCTATAAAGTTTCAATTATAGTATCGCTCTACAACGCATCTAAAAAACTGCCCCTGTTTCTACAAACCCTGCAATATCAAACACTGATTAAAGCAGGTTTAGTTGAAATTATCTTAGTTGATAGTGGTTCTAGGTCTGACGAATACAATGCGTATTTAAAAGTTATAGATTCTGTAAATATACCTATTATATTTGCGCGAAGTTTCAATCGTGAAACCATTCAAAGCGCTTGGAATAGAGGCATATCTCTTTCCCGTTCTCCATACTTAACTTTTTTAGGCGTAGACGAAACGATTACTCCAGAGTGCCTTGAAATTTTATCTGCTGAGCTAGATGCAGATCCAACTTTAGATTGGGTACAGGCAAACAGTCTCGTCACAAATGTTGATAGCCAAGGAATGTGGGTCAACGATGTCATGACCTACGATAGACGTGATTATAAACAGGACTTAGTTTACTTAGAAACTTGCTATTTATCTTGGGTCGGAGCACTATATCGTCGTTCTATTCATGATCGGTTTGGATATTACGATGCAACATTCACTGCCGCAGGAGATACTGAGTTTAAGGGGCGGATATTACCGTTTATTAAAACCAAAGCAATACCAAAAGTCTTAGGTGTTTTTCGCAACTATCCAGATGAACGGACTACGCAACATCCTAGAGCCGAAATCGAAGATTTACGAGCTTGGTACTTACATCGAACATTAGCTGGAGTTGAATATGCTTTTGCTAACCGCGATCCTACTGAAGTAGAAGATTTATTTTATACTTGCTTGCGATATCGCAAGTCATTTTGTGGACATTGGAGTACTGATATTGAGTATGCTTATAATTTAGGATGCTTTCTTCAAGAAAGAATACCTCAATCCCCTGTATTGCATTATTTATCTGGCATAAAAGATCTTTTATGCTCTTATCGTTCTCTAGACTTAATCTCTAAACTATCCAAAACAGCGATCGCTTTTGAACTTTTTAATACAAAGCAAACTATTAAGACATTAGAGCAAGTTCACTTATCCCAAAGCAATCTGATAATTGAGCCAGTTTATCAAATTTTTAATGACAATCGTCATGAACAACATTCATTCCTATGGCTTACTGATATCACGGCTACACAAAATTGCTTGCAGAAAACTATAGAGATTTGGTAATAGATCTAACAAAACCTTGTGAAACAAATATTTATTTTGAATTTTTAAACGGCACTTCTGATCAGACTTTTGTAATTAAAAATGGAAGAGTATCTCAAATCTTAGAATTTAACAACTTTAAGTCGGCTCCTTACATTTAATTTTGTTTTTTAATTTTATTTTACTGAGGATATAACCATTCATGAACTGTCGTGTTTGTGATTCAACTAATTTAGAACTTGCTGTAGATCTTGGTTCTCAGCCTTGGTGTAATCATTTTCTGAAGTTAGAAGAAATTGGTAAAGAACCATTTTATCCTCTGCGGGTGCTATATTGCCATGACTGCTCAACAGCCCAGCTAGACTACACCGTAAAGAAAGAAATTATGTTTGGGAACCACACCTACTTATCGGGTATCACCAAGTCTTTGAGCGATCATTTTAGAACAGTTGCCCAAGATATAGATCAACGCTTTTTTCTGGACATACAAACTAAATCTGTCTTAGATATTGGTTCTAACGATGGTACGCAACTAAAGCATTTTCAAGAGCTAGGCTATGAAGTTCTTGGGGTTGAATCTTCAAAAACCACTGCAAAAATTGCTAATGAATCAGGAATTACAACTCTCAATGAATTCTTCAATCTTGAGTTAGTTCAGAGACTTAACCGTAAATTTCATATAATCAATGCCGCAGGGGTATTCTTTCATCTTGAAGAACTACACTCTGTAACCGAAGGCATCCGTGAAGCACTTCTAGACAATGGCGTATTTGTCGTACAGTTTCTTTATATGAAACGAATTGTCGAAAATTTAGCTTTCGATCAGATCTACCATGAGCATTTACTTTATTACAACCTCAAAAATATTGAAGTACTGCTCAATCGACATAGGCTAGAAATGTTTGATGCCTATCTTGCACCAATTCATGGTGGTTCAATTGTTGGTTTTGTTACTCACAAGGGCAAGCGTCAAGTTAGCGATCGCTTACAATCCTTGCGAAAAGCAGAAATAGATGAACAAAGTAATGAATTTGCCACCTATCTCAAATTTGCTGAACGAATCAAACAGATGAGACTAGAAAATTTAGCTTATTTGGAAGCTTCTAAAAAACACGGCAAGAAAATTTTTGGCTTTGGTGCACCAGTAAAAGGAAATACTATGCTGAATTACTTTGGCGTAGGTACTCAATATCTAGATTGTTTAGTAGAAAAAAATGAGTTGCGCCGCAACCTATATTCTCCTGGGATGCACATTCCTATTGTTATCGAAAAAGAAGTTTCCAGCTTGCCCAATATATACTACGTTCTAGCTTGGAACTTCAAAAAGGAGATTCTTGCTAATAATCAGCATCTAATTGACAAAGGTGTGGAGTTTTACTTCCCTGTCAATCCACGGGAGGTCTAGGTCAATGGAAATATTAGTTACTGGTGCTACAGGATTTTTAGGAACAGCATTATGTGTTCATTTAGAAAATTTAGGTCATAAAGTTTATCGCTTAAACTCTAAAAACTGTGACTTGCAGCAAGGAAATTCGCTATTGAAATTTAATCAAATTGCCTATGATCAAATTTATCATTTAGCCGCCTGGACTCAAGCGGGTGATTTTTGTTTATATCACCAAGGTGAGCAATGGATTGTTAATCAACGTATAAATACTAACGTCCTTTCTTGGTGGCAGCAATATCAACCACAGGCAAAGCTCATCAGTATGGGAACTAGTTGTGCCTACTCTCCAGAATTACCATTAACAGAAGAAAACTATCTAATGGGAATGCCTATAGATAGCTTGTTTACCTATGCAATGACTAAGCGAATGTTGTATGCAGGACATCTAGCATTACAGAAACAATATGGTTTGAAATATCTTTGCTTAGTGCCTTCAACACTTTATGGTCCCGGCTATCATACTGACGGACGACAAATGCATTTTATTTTTGATTTAATTCGCAAAATTATTTGGGCTAAACTCTATGACGAAACAGTAATTCTTTGGGGAGACGGCAATCAATGCCGCGAAATTGTGTTTGTTGATGACTTTGTTAATATTTCCATACATTTAGCAAATAATATTGACAACCAAATTATAAATATTGGAGCGGGTGAAGAGTTTTCAATTAAGTATTTTGCCAAACTAATTTGTGAAAATGTTGGTTATGATTTTGATTTGATCCAGTTTGATACTGAACGGTATGTTGGAGCTAAATCTAAATGTTTGGAAGTCCAAAAATTAAGGCACTATATTCCAGATTTAAGTCTGACTTCCTTAGAGTTAGGGCTAGGTAAAACGATTGATTGGTTTCGGGAACAAAGACCACAATTTGTGCCAAGAAATTAATTGAGGAGGTAATATTGAGTTATTGGATTGAAGATAGGCTGAGTCAAATTAAAGAAGCTTTTACTGATGATTACTGTGAATCAATTGATGCAGTCACAGATTTGATTGCTCAATGTTTTCAAGATGGTAATATATTATTTATCTGTGGTAACGGTGGTTCGGCGGCAGATGCTCAGCACATTGCAGCCGAATTCATTGGTCGTTTTTTGCTTGAACGTAAAGGTTTGGCAGCGATATCCCTATCCTCAAACCCTGCGGTACTTACAGCATGGTCTAACGATCATGAATTTGAGACAGTCTTTTCGCGTCAGCTAGAGGCATTAGGCAAACCAAAGGATATCTTGTGGGCAATTTCTACCTCTGGTAAATCTAAAAATGTGGCGCTAGCGCTAGAAACTGCCAAAAAACTAGGAATAACAACCATAGCAATGACGGGAAATAATGGTGGTATTTTACAATCTCTAACGGATTATAGTTTATTTGTTGAAGTAGCTCATACACCATTAGTCCAAGAAATTCATGTTATTACCTATCATCGTATTTGCGAACAAGTAGAGTCTAAACTATTTCCCGAAATATGAGCTATGAACTTTATACAAAATGATTCCTCTACTCAATTAACAAAAGCATTATTTTTAGATAGGGATGGTGTCATCGTTAACTATATTCCTTACCTAAGTCATCCTACTCAAGTAAAAATACCGCAAAAAGCTGGAGAAGCATTAAAAAAATGGCAAGATGCA
Coding sequences within it:
- a CDS encoding SIS domain-containing protein, whose product is MSYWIEDRLSQIKEAFTDDYCESIDAVTDLIAQCFQDGNILFICGNGGSAADAQHIAAEFIGRFLLERKGLAAISLSSNPAVLTAWSNDHEFETVFSRQLEALGKPKDILWAISTSGKSKNVALALETAKKLGITTIAMTGNNGGILQSLTDYSLFVEVAHTPLVQEIHVITYHRICEQVESKLFPEI
- a CDS encoding class I SAM-dependent methyltransferase; protein product: MNCRVCDSTNLELAVDLGSQPWCNHFLKLEEIGKEPFYPLRVLYCHDCSTAQLDYTVKKEIMFGNHTYLSGITKSLSDHFRTVAQDIDQRFFLDIQTKSVLDIGSNDGTQLKHFQELGYEVLGVESSKTTAKIANESGITTLNEFFNLELVQRLNRKFHIINAAGVFFHLEELHSVTEGIREALLDNGVFVVQFLYMKRIVENLAFDQIYHEHLLYYNLKNIEVLLNRHRLEMFDAYLAPIHGGSIVGFVTHKGKRQVSDRLQSLRKAEIDEQSNEFATYLKFAERIKQMRLENLAYLEASKKHGKKIFGFGAPVKGNTMLNYFGVGTQYLDCLVEKNELRRNLYSPGMHIPIVIEKEVSSLPNIYYVLAWNFKKEILANNQHLIDKGVEFYFPVNPREV
- a CDS encoding glycosyltransferase → MKVLIVDFDLFNKIGGGQTFYRNLILKNPNISFYYFRVLEQASESKLANAHTIAFQEKYYLRDYLQFHDLTPPLWIYRAFVRANNIAFSVSGQRFDVVDFPDYEQIGTMLRPAFKHHNVDVGKFVLSMHGNISTSIRLDWFNAGKVDQPLILQEKMQYSVADIRYGISKTYLEEWRKGCSLPSLYLNPLSVISLPTPHLAKPSDSKPNINFVGRTEKRKGPDIFVEIAWWLPRSMYGKANIIGSDSFDALSEVGSGLFLYKMINNRMKGAISLLPAMSHDELNQKVFSIKSVVILPSKYDTLNLTAIESLFSGCPTVIGDGAGVVTFLRETFPNIPFITIDTNNIYSCISSICDILNNYDDYRYQLVEFLSKISLEPFASEIVGIYSNKSVFDSSISATMDSWYSLLIKERNTPSLKSTIIEVIANTKIKQYLKRIKPLIRDPKKFAKSRILSYLSKNSYEYLRIIDQGLRSLSLPNKYRNIFFLSEGSRDKLTIKLKSCWEIANEYSVDRVRIWREIARLEKARGNDIVAATYYIRAMRSLGSDRFGDLATVVPILNSGGFSREALAAEAMYGDDALGNEKSKTFLKEALANNKINANWEYEFISDRRQESTYKVSIIVSLYNASKKLPLFLQTLQYQTLIKAGLVEIILVDSGSRSDEYNAYLKVIDSVNIPIIFARSFNRETIQSAWNRGISLSRSPYLTFLGVDETITPECLEILSAELDADPTLDWVQANSLVTNVDSQGMWVNDVMTYDRRDYKQDLVYLETCYLSWVGALYRRSIHDRFGYYDATFTAAGDTEFKGRILPFIKTKAIPKVLGVFRNYPDERTTQHPRAEIEDLRAWYLHRTLAGVEYAFANRDPTEVEDLFYTCLRYRKSFCGHWSTDIEYAYNLGCFLQERIPQSPVLHYLSGIKDLLCSYRSLDLISKLSKTAIAFELFNTKQTIKTLEQVHLSQSNLIIEPVYQIFNDNRHEQHSFLWLTDITATQNCLQKTIEIW
- a CDS encoding NAD-dependent epimerase/dehydratase family protein, producing MEILVTGATGFLGTALCVHLENLGHKVYRLNSKNCDLQQGNSLLKFNQIAYDQIYHLAAWTQAGDFCLYHQGEQWIVNQRINTNVLSWWQQYQPQAKLISMGTSCAYSPELPLTEENYLMGMPIDSLFTYAMTKRMLYAGHLALQKQYGLKYLCLVPSTLYGPGYHTDGRQMHFIFDLIRKIIWAKLYDETVILWGDGNQCREIVFVDDFVNISIHLANNIDNQIINIGAGEEFSIKYFAKLICENVGYDFDLIQFDTERYVGAKSKCLEVQKLRHYIPDLSLTSLELGLGKTIDWFREQRPQFVPRN